One Hevea brasiliensis isolate MT/VB/25A 57/8 chromosome 6, ASM3005281v1, whole genome shotgun sequence genomic window, CCTCAAATTAACTCCTCTAATACAAATTCCGCTTCCAAAACATCAGATCTGAAAAAGAATTCAGCCTTAATAGTCCACTCAAACTGGCAAAACCCGTCGGGTTTGACCCTGGCCTGAGTCAGATCCATCCGGGGTTTTACTTATGGATAGTGCGAATGCAGCTATCAAGACACCCAGAAGATCAGCGGCCGCATCCTTGGCCGATGCACCGGCAGAAGGGAAAAAGCCAAATTGATCAGCCGCTTCCTTCGCAGCGCCGGCGGCAAGGGAGAGGATA contains:
- the LOC110641249 gene encoding uncharacterized protein LOC110641249, coding for MFSIDGDPWLAPDKLYHVLFCLFLTVFFSKLASLARYSFLRRHSVPVGSILSLAAGAAKEAADQFGFFPSAGASAKDAAADLLGVLIAAFALSISKTPDGSDSGQGQTRRVLPV